From Lolium perenne isolate Kyuss_39 chromosome 5, Kyuss_2.0, whole genome shotgun sequence, a single genomic window includes:
- the LOC127298780 gene encoding serine/threonine-protein kinase Nek2, with the protein MDQYEVLEQIGKGAFGSALLVRHKVEKKKYVLKKIRLARQTDRTRRSAHQEMQLIATVRNPFIVEYKDSWVEKGCYVCIIIGYCQGGDMSEAIKRANGTYFSEEKLCKWLVQLLMALDYLHANHILHRDVKCSNIFIARDQTIRLGDFGLAKILTSDDLASSVVGTPSYMCPELLADIPYGSKSDIWSLGCCIYEMTALRPAFRAFDMQALINKITKSIVSPLPTKYSGPFRGLIKSMLRKSPEHRPSAAELLKHPQLQPYVFQVQLKSSPTRNMLPIHECLTDKVKKMTYPDDVADSARRRMARRNSLGSQRTVTFSKPSPERNSVSSIRSIKEYTTTQSFKELSIDSSQAEEEVTSKAMITKTPSILRTPKSIPAKTFTGRNRFETPKSSYTRTSRTELPSTTSLSKSAPARRVSLPLSTYETTPIKRSISILDQLGGSPDVSVNAPRIDRIAEFPLASSEDPFHPIHKLSSAHGSCSTPPSVNQSITKDKCTIQVLRTADGDNGSDSSGRNATAASSRGSNDSRLQRFDMSSFQQRAEALEGLLEFSAQLLQQERYDELGILLKPFGPEKASPRETAIWLTKSFKETT; encoded by the exons ATGGATCAGTATGAGGTTTTGGAGCAGATTGGAAAAGGAGCATTTGGCTCCGCTCTGTTGGTGAGGCACAAGGTGGAGAAGAAGAA GTATGTGCTGAAGAAGATCCGGCTTGCGCGACAAACCGACCGCACTCGCCGGTCTGCACACCAGGAG ATGCAGCTTATTGCGACAGTGAGAAATCCATTCATTGTGGAGTACAAAGATTCATGGGTAGAAAAG GGATGCTATGTCTGCATTATTATAGGTTACTGTCAGGGAGGAGACAT GTCTGAAGCTATTAAAAGAGCAAATGGTACCTATTTCTCTGAGGAG AAGCTTTGCAAGTGGCTCGTACAGCTCCTAATGGCTCTAGATTACTTGCATGCAAATCACATTCTCCACCGAGATGTGAAG TGCTCCAATATTTTTATTGCCAGAGACCAAACTATAAGACTCG GTGACTTTGGGCTTGCAAAAATATTGACTTCTGATGATCTGGCATCTTCT GTGGTAGGAACACCAAGTTATATGTGCCCAGAACTTCTTGCTGATATACCATATGGTAGCAAGTCTGATATTTGGTCTCTAG GATGCTGTATATACGAAATGACAGCTCTCAGACCTGCATTTAGAGCTTTT GACATGCAAGCTCTGATTAACAAGATCACAAAGTCAATAGTATCACCATTACCCACAAAATATTCTGGTCCCTT TAGGGGACTTATCAAGAGCATGCTGCGGAAAAGTCCAGAGCACAGACCAAGC GCTGCAGAACTGCTCAAGCATCCACAACTTCAGCCTTATGTGTTTCAAGTCCAACTGAAATCTAGTCCTACTCGCAATATGCTTCCTATCCATGAATGTCTGACTGACAAAGTTAAGAAGATGACATATCCTGATGATGTTGCTGATTCCGCGCGCAGAAGAATGGCCAGGAGAAATTCCTTGGGAAGTCAGAGGACTGTAACATTTAGCAAACCATCTCCTGAGCGGAACTCTGTCAGCTCTATACGGAGCATCAAAGAATATACAACTACCCAGAGTTTCAAAGAGTTATCCATTGACAGCAGCCAGGCTGAGGAAGAGGTTACTAGTAAAGCCATGATAACGAAGACACCAAGCATCCTGAGGACTCCCAAGAGTATTCCAGCCAAGACATTCACAGGCAGAAATCGGTTTGAAACTCCGAAATCATCTTATACCAGAACAAGCCGTACTGAG CTGCCCTCAACAACATCTCTAAGCAAAAGCGCTCCTGCTCGAAGGGTATCCCTCCCGCTGTCGACATATGAAACAACACCAATCAAGCGCAGCATCAGCATTCTGGACCAGCTAGGCGGCTCCCCCGATGTCTCTGTGAACGCACCCCGAATTGACAGGATTGCAGAGTTCCCACTGGCTTCATCGGAAGACCCCTTCCACCCCATCCACAAGCTCTCATCAGCCCACGGCTCCTGCTCTACCCCTCCCTCTGTCAACCAGTCGATCACCAAGGACAAGTGCACGATCCAGGTGCTGCGCACGGCTGACGGGGACAACGGGAGTGACTCCTCGGGCCGCAACGCCACGGCCGCCTCAAGCCGGGGCTCCAATGACTCGAGGCTGCAGCGGTTCGACATGTCGTCGTTCCAGCAGCGTGCGGAGGCGCTGGAGGGGCTCCTGGAGTTCAGCGCGCAGCTGCTACAGCAGGAGCGGTATGACGAGCTGGGCATCCTGCTGAAGCCCTTTGGCCCCGAGAAGGCATCCCCCAGGGAGACTGCCATCTGGCTGACGAAGAGCTTCAAGGAGACGACGTAG